Proteins encoded by one window of Cloeon dipterum chromosome 2, ieCloDipt1.1, whole genome shotgun sequence:
- the LOC135937486 gene encoding uncharacterized protein LOC135937486 yields MTGYIGLMIIVKALQIINALEFTKMRDFCECSSGMDERLHFLPDAKLQSGKIGEVWLEEWLETRQLYADYNVDAFQSSRLSLEMAIHQVDVTLSWISDTAYFETEGDDAWLSIGNNKLQFARKASLLHDMIMLNLLNLQKSVVLRRSSGYVSIFENGPRLKVVESSTELKLGGGMAVANDLLFDWRSFPNPTAMWSETDGCIFYEATDNVEGLRVEMIDGVFALHKAFVI; encoded by the exons ATGACCGGGTATATCGGGTTAATGATTATCGTCAAGGCGCTCCAAATCATCAATGCTCTTGAGTTCACCAAGATGCGAGATTTCTGCGAGTGTTCGAGCGGTATGGATGAGCGACTTCACTTCCTCCCGGACGCAAAACTGCAGAGTGGCAAAATCGGAGAG gtgTGGTTGGAGGAGTGGTTAGAGACTCGTCAACTATATGCGGACTACAATGTGGATGCGTTCCAATCCTCACGACTTAGCTTAG AAATGGCGATTCACCAAGTAGATGTGACGCTCAGTTGGATATCTGATACAGCCTACTTTGAGACGGAAGGAGATGATGCTTGGCTCTCTATCGGCAACAACAAGCTGCAATTCGCTCGCAAGGCAAGTCTTTTACATGACATGATCATGCTCAAcctattaaatttgcagaaaagtGTAGTCCTCCGAAGGAGCTCTGGTTACGTCTCCATCTTTGAAAACGGACCACGTCTGAAAGTTGTGGAATCAAGTACCGAATTGAAACTTGGAGGAGGAATGGCGGTAGCAAATG ATTTGCTGTTTGATTGGAGATCATTCCCGAACCCAACAGCTATGTGGAGCGAGACGGATGGGTGCATTTTCTACGAAGCAACAGACAATGTTGAGGGATTGAGGGTTGAGATGATTGATGGAGTGTTTGCGTTGCACAAGGCATTTGttatatga